A portion of the Homalodisca vitripennis isolate AUS2020 chromosome 2, UT_GWSS_2.1, whole genome shotgun sequence genome contains these proteins:
- the LOC124355348 gene encoding high mobility group protein 20A-like yields the protein METTEEIEKTEQSNDQPMDSTSGVSSNLEKPENGSARKGSATKSKKRKKTIKDHTAPRQPLTGYIRFLNDRRDTVRNENPNLPFAEITKLLAGEWMNLPTDEKQQYLDAAEQDRERYLQELSAYKKTEAYRLFTQKQANRKQKEESQEDEIPEKEPENLFTGFDIPIFTEDFLDHNKAREAELRQLRKSNTDYEQQNAILQKHMENMRAAVDKLTVETQQQHSNNTILQEHLQQIRSTLAIGFSNLPLPGTKETATLQNIDSYMNKLHSILMDPNNSNHTFTNAVKDIVSRLEFSD from the exons ATGGAAACAACTGAAGAGATTGAAAAAACAGAGCAGTCAAATGATCAACCAATGGATTCAACATCag GTGTGTCAAGTAATTTGGAAAAACCGGAAAATGGCTCAGCAAGGAAAGGTTCCGCTACCAAAAGCAAGAAGAGGAAAAAGACAATTAAAGACCACACTGCTCCTCGACAACCATTAACAG GCTACATCCGTTTTCTGAATGATAGGAGAGATACTGTACGAAATGAAAATCCAAATCTGCCATTTGCAgaaataaccaaacttttagCGGGTGAATGGATGAATCTTCCTACAGACGAGAAACAG CAATATTTGGATGCAGCTGAACAAGATAGGGAACGTTACTTACAAGAGCTAAGTGCTTACAAGAAAACCGAGGCCTATCGCTTATTTACCCAGAAACAAGCGAACAGAAAACAAAAGGAGGAGTCCCAGGAAGAT GAGATACCAGAAAAAGAGCCTGAAAATTTGTTTACCGGATTTGACATACCAATATTTACAGAAGACTTTTTAGATCATAACAAAG CTCGGGAGGCTGAGCTACGACAGTTGCGTAAGAGCAACACGGACTACGAGCAGCAGAACGCAATTCTACAGAAGCACATGGAGAACATGAGAGCTGCGGTGGACAAACTGACTGTGGAAACACAACAGCAACACAGCAACAACACCATTCTGCAGGAACACCTGCAGCAGATCAGGTCCACACTGGCCATCGGATTCTCCAACCTGCCACTGCCTG GTACCAAAGAGACTGCTACTCTTCAAAACATCGACAGCTACATGAATAAACTCCATTCGATACTTATGGACCCGAATAATTCCAACCATACTTTTACCAACGCCGTAAAAGACATCGTCTCCCGATTAGAGTTTAGtgattaa